A genomic stretch from Chitinophaga agri includes:
- a CDS encoding response regulator: MSNRILLVEDDEVMPKIMERILHKEEYKIDHVTNGKEAFQRLEDTQYNYDLIITDIMMPYANGFEILSKVKSRKEGKPIPVIIVSNAGNEEIILEGFKLGADDFLKKPVIPGELLIRVKRLIMQYSTK; the protein is encoded by the coding sequence ATGAGTAACAGAATACTGCTCGTAGAAGATGACGAAGTAATGCCTAAGATCATGGAAAGGATCCTTCACAAGGAAGAATACAAGATTGATCACGTAACCAATGGCAAAGAAGCATTTCAGCGTCTGGAAGATACCCAATACAACTATGATCTGATCATTACAGATATTATGATGCCATATGCCAATGGCTTTGAAATACTCAGTAAGGTAAAAAGCAGAAAAGAAGGTAAACCAATACCGGTGATCATTGTTTCTAATGCAGGGAACGAAGAGATCATCCTGGAAGGTTTTAAACTCGGCGCAGATGATTTTCTGAAAAAACCTGTTATTCCCGGCGAATTGCTGATCCGCGTGAAAAGACTGATCATGCAGTATAGCACCAAATAA
- a CDS encoding sensor histidine kinase: MTKKFTILLVDDRMENLLSLEQMLLADNRAFLQATSGNEALKQVLKHDDIGLVMLDVQMPDMDGFEVARLLKANPKTRDISIIFVTAINKDEYYVLKGFEKGAVDYLSKPLDINVTRAKVDVFERLYFYQHELKQAVRDRELINGQLERFMHVVAHDLKSPLSGITGLLLLMQEEEEISQSAFLSEYTSMAINATSQLSDMISSILDYSRDHQFRHKEEDVDVNELLQQLIKLLFPPAKVDIKVQDRLPVIHTSRQKLQQVFQNLLSNAIKYNDKEKTEIEIGGKSDGDFYEFYVKDNGPGIEEKDNERIFKLFEKVDNDDTKGTGVGLNILKLLVETQGGKVWVESKFGEGSSFHFQWRR; the protein is encoded by the coding sequence ATGACTAAGAAATTTACTATTCTGCTGGTCGATGACCGGATGGAGAACCTACTATCACTTGAACAAATGCTGTTAGCCGATAACCGGGCATTTTTACAGGCTACTTCCGGCAACGAGGCATTAAAGCAGGTGTTGAAGCACGATGACATTGGGTTAGTCATGCTGGACGTACAGATGCCGGATATGGATGGGTTTGAGGTAGCCAGGCTACTGAAAGCGAACCCTAAAACGAGAGATATTTCTATCATTTTCGTGACAGCCATTAATAAGGACGAGTATTATGTATTGAAGGGATTTGAGAAGGGTGCGGTAGATTACCTGTCTAAGCCATTGGATATTAATGTTACCCGTGCGAAGGTGGACGTTTTCGAACGACTGTATTTTTATCAGCATGAATTGAAGCAGGCCGTAAGAGACAGGGAGCTGATCAACGGTCAGCTGGAGCGGTTTATGCATGTGGTAGCACATGATCTGAAGTCGCCTTTATCGGGTATTACAGGTCTTTTATTACTGATGCAGGAGGAAGAGGAGATCAGTCAGTCTGCTTTCCTGAGTGAGTATACCAGTATGGCGATCAATGCAACATCTCAGTTGTCGGACATGATCTCATCTATCCTGGATTACAGCAGGGACCATCAGTTCCGGCATAAGGAGGAGGATGTGGATGTGAACGAGCTGCTACAGCAGCTGATAAAGTTGTTATTCCCGCCGGCGAAGGTAGATATCAAGGTGCAGGATCGGCTACCGGTTATACATACCAGCAGGCAGAAGTTGCAGCAGGTATTTCAGAATTTGCTGAGTAATGCCATTAAGTACAATGATAAGGAGAAGACGGAGATTGAGATTGGAGGAAAATCTGATGGCGATTTCTACGAATTTTATGTCAAAGACAACGGTCCGGGAATAGAGGAAAAGGACAATGAGCGCATCTTCAAGCTGTTTGAGAAAGTGGACAATGATGACACGAAAGGCACTGGCGTTGGGCTTAACATATTGAAACTGCTGGTAGAAACGCAGGGCGGGAAGGTCTGGGTAGAGTCAAAGTTTGGGGAGGGGAGCAGCTTTCACTTTCAATGGCGGAGATAA
- a CDS encoding CheR family methyltransferase, with protein MKEDISNADFLDIISIVKLQYGYDFTGYAPASIRRRLFRFMSHMRLTSVFELKHRLVNDQDFFARLVQYITVNVTEMFRDPQFYRTLREQVLPKLAAYPNIKIWHAGCSTGEEVFSMAILLHEAGLLSRTKIYATDLNPANLDKAVTGILPLDNMKDFTQNYIQSGGLADFSNYYTARYDNVLIKKELRKQIIFFQHNLVTDKVFNEFQLICCRNVFIYFNRELQNSVLQLFYDSLSPRGYLAMGIKETMRFADIHRKFEVVHAHHKIYRRKE; from the coding sequence ATGAAAGAGGATATCTCAAATGCAGATTTCCTGGATATCATCAGCATTGTTAAGTTACAATACGGATATGATTTCACCGGCTATGCACCGGCTTCCATCAGGCGGCGCTTATTCCGTTTCATGAGCCATATGCGGCTGACCTCCGTTTTTGAACTGAAGCACAGGTTGGTCAATGATCAGGATTTCTTTGCGCGGTTGGTACAGTACATTACGGTAAATGTCACAGAGATGTTCAGGGACCCTCAGTTCTATAGGACATTGCGTGAGCAGGTATTACCTAAACTGGCCGCCTACCCCAATATTAAAATATGGCATGCCGGTTGTTCTACCGGAGAGGAGGTGTTTTCCATGGCGATACTCCTGCATGAAGCCGGACTGTTAAGCCGGACGAAGATCTACGCTACTGATCTGAACCCGGCGAACCTGGACAAAGCCGTTACAGGTATTCTGCCATTGGATAACATGAAAGACTTTACACAGAATTATATACAGTCAGGCGGCCTGGCGGATTTTTCTAATTACTATACGGCCAGGTATGACAATGTGCTGATCAAGAAGGAGCTCAGAAAGCAGATCATTTTCTTTCAGCATAATCTGGTAACAGATAAGGTATTCAATGAATTTCAGCTGATCTGTTGCCGTAACGTGTTTATTTATTTCAACAGGGAATTGCAGAATAGCGTATTACAGTTGTTCTATGACAGTTTATCTCCACGGGGGTATCTGGCGATGGGCATAAAGGAGACGATGCGTTTTGCAGATATTCACCGGAAGTTTGAAGTTGTACATGCGCATCATAAAATATACCGGCGTAAGGAGTAG
- a CDS encoding glycosyltransferase family 2 protein translates to MENIWETIGRFYETTVFIYGTILLVTYALLAVFSMIAVRAYARKDKFHQENILLSSPLAPGITVLAPAFNEGLTIIFNVRSLLTLNYPKYEIIIINDGSTDNSLQQMIDEFELVPVDFAYNAKIQTRPVKQFFKSTNPAYAKLMVIDKVNGKSKADAVNAGINAALYNHFVCTDVDCILDKNTLLELIKPVMQEEKRRVIATGATLRIANSCEFDQGVMTRMRPPAQLLPRFQEVEYIRAFVLGKMGWSLLNCVPNVSGGLGLFDKEIAIRSGGYDHSSFGEDMELMTRMCRYAQDNKIDYAIRYIPKTLCWTEAPSSVRIFNRQRTRWARGLAQLMYAHFGMFLNPRYGKMGLIIFPYNFFFELLAPIIEFTGIIYYIVMTCLGLINWPTALLLLVFVYTYSVMITTIAILWDQLTFRYYKTWREVAFLCMTPFMEFFLYHPLIVIFALRGYFYFLTGKKSTWGNMQRRGFQTTQRAAATVTAK, encoded by the coding sequence ATGGAGAATATCTGGGAAACCATAGGGCGATTTTATGAAACCACTGTTTTCATCTACGGTACTATACTGCTGGTCACCTACGCGCTGTTAGCGGTATTTTCGATGATCGCTGTGCGGGCATATGCCAGGAAAGATAAATTTCACCAGGAGAACATTCTGTTAAGCTCTCCGCTCGCGCCCGGTATTACCGTACTGGCTCCGGCCTTCAATGAGGGGTTAACCATCATCTTCAACGTACGCTCCCTGCTGACACTAAACTATCCAAAGTACGAGATCATCATCATCAACGATGGCAGCACGGATAACAGTCTGCAGCAAATGATCGATGAGTTTGAACTGGTGCCTGTTGACTTCGCCTACAATGCTAAAATACAGACCAGACCGGTCAAACAATTCTTTAAATCCACCAACCCGGCCTACGCCAAACTCATGGTCATTGACAAAGTGAATGGTAAGAGTAAGGCGGATGCGGTTAATGCAGGTATCAATGCTGCACTCTACAACCATTTCGTTTGTACGGATGTAGACTGTATCCTTGATAAAAACACCCTGCTGGAACTGATCAAGCCGGTCATGCAGGAGGAAAAAAGACGCGTCATCGCTACCGGGGCGACCCTCCGTATTGCGAACTCCTGTGAATTTGACCAGGGTGTGATGACCCGCATGCGTCCGCCAGCTCAGCTACTTCCCCGCTTCCAGGAAGTAGAATATATCCGTGCTTTCGTGCTGGGTAAAATGGGCTGGAGCCTGCTTAACTGTGTACCTAACGTATCTGGTGGTCTGGGACTTTTTGATAAGGAAATTGCTATCCGTTCCGGTGGATATGACCATAGTTCCTTTGGCGAAGATATGGAGCTGATGACGCGTATGTGCCGCTATGCACAGGACAATAAGATCGATTACGCCATCCGCTACATACCTAAGACCCTGTGCTGGACAGAAGCACCCTCCTCTGTCCGCATCTTCAACCGGCAGCGTACCCGCTGGGCCAGGGGTCTCGCGCAACTCATGTATGCGCACTTCGGCATGTTCCTCAATCCACGCTACGGCAAAATGGGACTGATCATCTTCCCATATAACTTCTTCTTTGAACTGCTGGCGCCGATCATTGAATTTACTGGTATCATCTACTATATAGTAATGACGTGCCTGGGGCTCATCAACTGGCCTACGGCGCTCCTGCTGCTGGTATTCGTGTATACGTATTCCGTGATGATAACGACCATCGCCATCCTGTGGGACCAGCTGACTTTCAGGTACTATAAAACCTGGAGGGAAGTGGCATTCCTTTGTATGACGCCTTTCATGGAGTTCTTCCTATATCACCCGCTCATCGTCATATTCGCATTACGCGGCTATTTCTATTTCCTGACGGGTAAGAAGAGCACCTGGGGCAATATGCAGCGACGCGGGTTCCAGACTACACAACGGGCGGCGGCTACTGTCACTGCCAAATAA
- a CDS encoding glycosyltransferase family 2 protein, protein MELFRNFYEGFVFVYGCTMLFMYALLAILSLRGIIRFQRKNSYVDYTKMLQSPLAPGISVIAPAFNEGVTIISNVRSLLTLNYPRFEVIIVNDGSTDDTLQKLINEFQLQEVDFAYNERIKSQPVKRLFKSTNTAYDKLVVIDKVNGKSKADASNAGINAAAYDYFLCTDVDCIIEKDTLLRMIKPFMDEEHNKIKEVGEPCPECGYIHVQEDSVRVIATGATLRIANSCEIDEGVITRVRPPEKWLPRFQEMEYLRAYVLGKMGWSVINCVPNVSGGLGLFDKEIAIKAGGYDSKSFAEDMDIVTRMCTYMIDNKLKYAIRYIPTTQCWTEGPPNMKVFSRQRTRWGRGLAEIITIHRKVIFNPRYRKLGMIVLPYNLFFEFLAPIIEFTGILYYIYQIITGNINWHNALILLAFVYFYSVMITTLAVLWDQITYKHYKTWREVIGLALMAFIEPFIYHPLIVFFALRGYFNFITGKKHTWGNMQRQGFGQKKPANT, encoded by the coding sequence GTGGAATTGTTTAGAAATTTTTACGAAGGCTTTGTATTTGTGTATGGATGTACCATGTTGTTCATGTACGCGCTACTGGCCATACTCTCACTCCGGGGTATCATCAGGTTCCAGCGTAAGAACAGCTATGTAGATTACACAAAAATGCTGCAGTCGCCACTGGCACCGGGCATATCTGTCATTGCGCCTGCATTTAATGAAGGCGTTACCATCATCTCCAACGTACGCTCACTGCTCACCCTGAACTATCCCCGTTTCGAAGTGATCATCGTGAACGATGGCAGTACTGATGATACACTGCAAAAACTCATCAACGAATTTCAGCTGCAGGAAGTTGACTTTGCCTATAATGAACGTATCAAGTCGCAGCCTGTAAAGCGACTGTTTAAATCCACCAACACGGCTTACGATAAACTCGTTGTTATCGACAAAGTGAACGGTAAGAGTAAAGCCGATGCCTCCAATGCGGGCATCAATGCCGCTGCTTACGACTATTTCCTTTGTACGGACGTAGACTGTATCATTGAGAAAGATACCCTGCTGCGCATGATAAAACCGTTCATGGATGAGGAACACAATAAGATCAAAGAAGTCGGTGAACCTTGTCCGGAATGTGGATATATACACGTACAGGAAGACAGTGTACGCGTTATTGCTACCGGTGCGACACTGCGTATTGCCAACTCCTGTGAGATCGATGAAGGTGTGATCACCCGTGTACGTCCTCCTGAAAAATGGCTCCCCCGCTTCCAGGAAATGGAATACCTGCGTGCCTATGTATTGGGTAAAATGGGATGGAGTGTCATCAACTGTGTACCCAACGTATCCGGTGGATTGGGACTGTTTGACAAAGAGATCGCAATCAAGGCCGGTGGCTATGACAGCAAGTCCTTTGCCGAAGACATGGACATTGTTACACGTATGTGTACCTACATGATCGATAACAAACTGAAATATGCCATCCGGTACATTCCCACCACACAATGCTGGACAGAAGGCCCTCCCAATATGAAGGTATTCAGCCGGCAGCGTACGCGCTGGGGACGTGGCCTGGCAGAGATTATCACCATACACCGTAAAGTGATCTTCAATCCGCGTTACCGCAAGCTCGGCATGATCGTGTTGCCCTACAATCTCTTCTTCGAATTCCTGGCGCCTATCATTGAGTTCACCGGTATACTGTATTATATCTACCAGATCATTACCGGCAATATCAACTGGCACAATGCCCTGATACTACTGGCTTTCGTATACTTTTATTCCGTCATGATCACTACACTGGCTGTATTGTGGGACCAGATCACCTACAAACACTATAAGACGTGGCGGGAAGTGATAGGCCTTGCACTGATGGCCTTTATCGAACCTTTCATTTACCATCCGCTGATCGTATTCTTTGCCCTCCGTGGTTATTTTAACTTCATCACGGGTAAAAAACATACCTGGGGTAATATGCAGCGCCAGGGATTCGGGCAGAAGAAACCAGCAAATACTTAA
- a CDS encoding HEAT repeat domain-containing protein → MEYSLYDFRGASLNIQIAIIFIVVAVSFTVIAYLSILTGRYKAHRHDKKLASLHPIIDNLLMEHILLNDELASNVPADQVALPIEVFRLPVFEKRWAREALIDRLIEYRNNVRGSMGEQLRNLYIQLELDKDSLRKMKSRKWDKKVQALAELSNMNMSIADVTILPLTNSRNRELRAAARHAYIKLSKNEPFKFFDVVTEPLLMWDQVELFKIISTTEHIAIPNFAQWITYSSNKSIVSFCLKLVVHYNQLSAVPAVVKLLDTKDHYLRADAINCLGKLKIEDVEEKLLHMYNSQPLNCRLEILKAIGRINSGRHVDFLRQEFLHATDFDVRKHAAKSLIKNQWAAKGLIQELIDTATTENKLILKHSMNPLIKF, encoded by the coding sequence ATGGAATACAGCCTTTATGATTTCAGGGGTGCATCCCTGAACATTCAGATTGCCATTATTTTCATTGTTGTTGCGGTCTCCTTTACGGTAATCGCCTACCTGTCGATCCTTACCGGCAGGTACAAGGCACACAGGCATGATAAGAAGCTCGCCAGCCTCCATCCCATTATTGACAATCTCCTCATGGAGCACATCCTCCTGAATGACGAGCTGGCCAGTAATGTTCCTGCCGATCAGGTGGCGCTCCCGATAGAAGTCTTCCGGTTACCCGTATTTGAAAAAAGATGGGCCCGCGAAGCACTTATAGACAGACTCATAGAATACCGTAATAACGTCAGAGGCTCCATGGGCGAACAGCTCAGAAATCTCTACATACAGCTCGAACTGGACAAAGACTCCCTCCGGAAAATGAAGTCCCGTAAATGGGATAAAAAAGTGCAGGCCCTGGCTGAACTCAGCAATATGAATATGTCTATTGCGGACGTAACCATTCTGCCGCTCACCAATAGCCGTAACCGTGAGCTACGTGCCGCCGCCCGTCATGCCTATATCAAACTCAGTAAGAACGAACCCTTCAAGTTCTTTGATGTCGTAACTGAGCCCCTGCTGATGTGGGACCAGGTGGAACTATTCAAGATCATCTCTACGACGGAACATATTGCTATCCCCAATTTCGCGCAATGGATCACCTACTCTTCCAACAAAAGTATCGTATCCTTCTGCCTGAAACTGGTTGTTCACTATAACCAGCTCAGTGCTGTACCTGCTGTTGTAAAACTGCTGGATACCAAAGACCACTACCTGCGCGCGGATGCGATCAACTGCCTGGGCAAACTGAAGATCGAAGACGTCGAAGAAAAGCTGCTGCATATGTATAACAGTCAGCCGCTGAACTGCCGCCTGGAGATCCTCAAAGCGATCGGACGTATCAATAGTGGCCGTCATGTAGATTTCCTTCGCCAGGAATTCCTGCACGCCACCGATTTTGATGTACGTAAACACGCAGCGAAATCACTGATCAAAAATCAATGGGCGGCCAAAGGCCTGATCCAGGAACTGATAGACACGGCTACCACCGAGAATAAGCTGATCCTCAAACATAGCATGAATCCGTTAATTAAATTCTAA
- a CDS encoding response regulator, which yields MKNTLKLRLYIGFALALFFVTAGGIFSYVTFTHQRTEGKWVEHSYEVITAAQRLNRYIYELEAASTAYRTTRVSKFMEPYAQTGPKLLPLAQDLRKLVADNVVQYRRAGKLENNVIALMNYWQGLREDTVNIFKDPLTSIEEQRKYVDTVHNQIIEIIAEERGLLINRTASNESSVGRAITMLIINTVFILLIAATLMIVSFRELSSRMKIQQELRRRLKDVEDLNRETTEKNWLLTGLSHINESLSGDMETRVLAARCLEVMVEYLKIPAGAYYSFEENEKVLKLCSGVALPAGAKKEYALQEGITGYAATKREITVIERVPASYWKIETIGGDAQPGAIICLPLWHNDDLVGVMELVTFGDLYPGTLELLKTTANAIAVAINAAEARGRVLQLLGRVQEQKEVLEAQQEELRQSNEELTRQSEILQASEEELRVQEEELRQINDEMTVQNKALEMARQELSLKAEELEQSSRYKSEFLANMSHELRTPLNSVLILARLLEENKDRNLNNKQVEYAGIIHKSGSDLLKLINDILDLSKIEAGKVEMQIEPVSVQQMVNDLEQLFHVVAEEKNIRFTTEIAPEVPEMIRTDRQRLEQVIKNLLSNAFKFTPRAGSIQLQWMVKADGLHIAVSDTGTGIPVEKQQLIFEAFRQADGSTSRKYGGTGLGLSISKELMKRLGGEIRLESTEGRGSTFTIVIAIEGTSRPVQTAVPKVAEKPMQAVEQAVVPIPVAATMPPVAESPSVPDDRDSLTKQDKLVLIIEDDVNFATILRDFAREKGYKTIVALNGNDGLFFARKYLPAAILLDMTLPLIDGNSILKILKSHEDLKHILVHVITAGEISLQVRDKIEGYTQKPLQVTDMESVFAGISDQLQSRFKKVLVVSDGVLLNHPSLQSMSDERQLQTQYHHVRTQEEAEKELQHKSYDAVILDAGSQMGDNVNNLHMFRQLAANKGMPIIVYLDHDISEADELQLKKDAAAIVRNSTFSTDRLMDELELFMYKLQETPSQQHQEVLASEHSLAGQKILLADDDMRNVFSLSALLGEQGIDVVTAADGKEALEKLEEHRDIRLVLMDIMMPEMDGYEAMRRIRANVRYKTLPVIALTAKAMAGDREKCIAAGASDYIAKPIDSSKLLSLMRVWMV from the coding sequence ATGAAGAATACCTTAAAACTTCGCCTGTATATAGGTTTTGCCCTTGCCCTTTTTTTTGTTACTGCCGGAGGTATATTCTCATATGTCACCTTTACGCACCAGCGGACGGAGGGGAAATGGGTGGAGCATTCCTATGAGGTTATTACAGCTGCGCAGCGGCTCAACCGTTATATCTATGAGCTGGAGGCCGCAAGTACGGCTTACCGGACGACCCGCGTCAGCAAATTTATGGAGCCTTATGCCCAGACGGGGCCCAAGCTACTACCATTGGCGCAGGACCTGCGGAAGCTGGTGGCCGATAATGTGGTACAATATCGCCGGGCTGGTAAGCTTGAGAATAACGTGATCGCATTAATGAACTATTGGCAGGGACTGCGCGAGGATACAGTGAACATCTTTAAGGACCCACTCACGTCCATAGAAGAACAAAGGAAGTATGTTGATACTGTCCATAACCAGATTATCGAGATTATCGCAGAGGAAAGGGGGTTATTGATCAATCGGACAGCTTCCAACGAGTCATCTGTGGGGCGTGCCATCACTATGCTTATAATAAATACTGTGTTCATTTTGCTCATCGCAGCCACCCTTATGATCGTCTCGTTCCGGGAGCTGTCCAGCAGGATGAAGATCCAGCAGGAATTGCGGAGGCGTTTAAAAGATGTGGAAGACCTGAACAGGGAGACAACAGAAAAGAACTGGCTGCTAACAGGGTTATCCCATATTAATGAGAGTCTGAGCGGGGATATGGAGACGCGCGTACTGGCAGCCCGCTGTCTGGAGGTAATGGTGGAATACCTGAAAATACCGGCAGGGGCCTACTATTCATTTGAGGAGAACGAGAAAGTACTAAAGCTATGTTCCGGTGTTGCATTGCCGGCAGGCGCTAAAAAGGAATACGCATTACAGGAGGGGATTACCGGATATGCCGCTACCAAACGGGAGATTACGGTGATAGAACGGGTACCTGCCAGTTACTGGAAAATAGAAACGATCGGCGGGGATGCGCAGCCAGGGGCGATCATCTGTTTGCCGCTCTGGCATAACGATGACCTGGTAGGAGTAATGGAGCTGGTGACATTCGGGGATCTTTATCCGGGAACACTGGAGTTGCTAAAGACCACTGCCAATGCGATCGCCGTAGCGATCAATGCTGCGGAGGCAAGGGGCAGGGTATTGCAGTTGCTCGGAAGAGTGCAGGAACAGAAAGAAGTACTCGAAGCGCAGCAGGAAGAGCTGCGGCAGTCCAACGAAGAGCTTACCCGTCAGTCAGAGATATTACAGGCATCAGAAGAAGAGTTACGCGTGCAGGAAGAAGAGCTGCGTCAGATCAATGATGAGATGACAGTGCAGAACAAAGCGTTGGAGATGGCGCGTCAGGAACTGTCACTGAAGGCAGAGGAGCTGGAGCAAAGCAGCAGGTATAAGTCTGAGTTCCTGGCAAATATGTCGCATGAACTGCGTACACCACTGAACAGTGTACTGATACTGGCACGGTTACTGGAAGAAAATAAAGACCGTAATCTTAACAATAAGCAGGTAGAATATGCCGGCATTATTCATAAGTCCGGCTCTGATCTGCTGAAGCTGATCAATGACATCCTCGACCTGTCGAAGATTGAGGCTGGTAAAGTCGAAATGCAGATAGAGCCGGTATCTGTACAGCAGATGGTAAATGACCTGGAGCAGCTGTTCCATGTAGTGGCGGAGGAGAAGAATATACGTTTCACTACGGAGATAGCGCCGGAAGTACCGGAAATGATCCGTACGGACCGTCAGCGCCTGGAACAGGTGATCAAGAATTTATTATCGAATGCATTCAAATTTACCCCCAGAGCTGGTAGTATACAGTTACAGTGGATGGTAAAGGCGGATGGATTACATATCGCAGTCAGTGATACGGGAACGGGGATACCAGTGGAAAAGCAGCAGCTGATCTTTGAAGCATTCCGTCAGGCAGATGGCTCTACCAGCCGGAAGTACGGCGGTACAGGACTGGGGCTGTCCATCAGTAAGGAGCTGATGAAAAGACTGGGAGGAGAGATCAGACTGGAAAGCACGGAAGGGCGGGGTAGTACTTTCACGATCGTGATAGCGATAGAGGGAACGTCCAGACCTGTGCAGACAGCCGTACCCAAAGTGGCAGAAAAGCCCATGCAGGCTGTTGAACAGGCAGTAGTACCGATACCTGTGGCCGCGACAATGCCGCCGGTGGCGGAATCGCCGAGCGTACCGGATGATCGTGACAGCCTGACCAAACAGGACAAGCTGGTATTGATCATAGAAGATGATGTAAACTTTGCTACTATATTACGCGACTTTGCAAGAGAGAAAGGATATAAGACGATTGTGGCCCTGAATGGGAACGATGGATTGTTCTTTGCCCGTAAATATCTGCCGGCAGCCATCCTGCTGGATATGACCTTACCGCTGATAGACGGGAACAGTATCCTGAAGATACTGAAGAGCCATGAGGACCTGAAGCATATACTCGTCCATGTAATAACGGCAGGAGAAATATCGCTGCAGGTGCGTGACAAGATAGAGGGATATACGCAGAAGCCACTGCAGGTGACGGATATGGAGTCGGTTTTTGCAGGCATCAGTGATCAGTTGCAGTCCAGGTTCAAAAAGGTGCTGGTCGTATCAGACGGCGTGTTGCTGAATCATCCGTCGTTACAGTCCATGAGCGATGAACGGCAGTTGCAGACGCAGTATCATCATGTAAGGACACAGGAGGAAGCGGAGAAGGAGTTGCAGCATAAGAGTTATGATGCGGTAATATTGGATGCCGGGAGCCAGATGGGGGATAATGTGAATAATTTGCACATGTTCAGGCAGCTGGCAGCCAACAAAGGAATGCCTATCATTGTATATCTTGACCATGATATATCGGAAGCGGATGAACTCCAATTGAAGAAAGACGCAGCGGCTATTGTACGGAATTCCACGTTCTCTACAGACAGGCTGATGGATGAGCTGGAACTGTTCATGTATAAGTTGCAGGAGACGCCTTCACAGCAGCACCAGGAAGTACTGGCCTCTGAGCACTCACTAGCGGGGCAGAAGATATTACTGGCGGATGATGACATGCGAAATGTGTTTTCTCTGAGCGCTTTGCTGGGAGAGCAGGGGATCGATGTGGTGACGGCCGCAGACGGCAAGGAAGCACTGGAAAAACTGGAAGAGCATAGAGATATACGCCTTGTACTAATGGACATCATGATGCCGGAGATGGATGGTTATGAAGCGATGCGCAGGATCAGGGCTAATGTGCGTTATAAGACCTTACCGGTGATAGCGCTGACGGCGAAGGCGATGGCAGGAGACCGGGAAAAATGTATTGCAGCAGGGGCGTCTGATTATATCGCCAAACCTATAGACAGTAGTAAACTTTTATCTTTAATGCGTGTGTGGATGGTGTAA
- a CDS encoding chemotaxis protein CheB: MNNGFDVIVIGGSAGSLLVLTEILDAIPYHLAPPVVIVLHRLRNVQSEMGRLLSTTRQIIEPEDKEPVREHCMYLAPQNYHLLVEADRTFMLDYSELVNYSRPSIDMTFSSIADVYGAGTLGILLSGANKDGAEGLCQIIAAGGTGIVQDPQTAAFSAMPQSAIDMCAGVQVMSVADIKKFIIGET, translated from the coding sequence ATGAACAACGGATTTGATGTTATTGTTATAGGAGGTTCTGCAGGCAGCCTGTTGGTGCTGACTGAGATCCTTGACGCTATACCCTATCATCTGGCACCGCCTGTTGTGATCGTGTTACACCGTCTCCGGAATGTGCAGAGTGAAATGGGACGGTTATTATCTACGACCAGGCAGATCATAGAGCCGGAGGACAAGGAGCCGGTGCGTGAACATTGTATGTATCTTGCTCCGCAGAACTACCATCTGCTGGTAGAGGCGGACAGGACTTTTATGCTTGATTATTCGGAGCTGGTGAATTACAGCCGTCCTTCTATTGATATGACCTTTAGTAGTATTGCTGATGTGTATGGTGCGGGGACTTTAGGTATCTTGCTGAGCGGCGCTAACAAGGATGGGGCCGAGGGGCTTTGTCAGATCATAGCAGCCGGGGGAACAGGTATTGTGCAGGATCCGCAGACAGCTGCTTTCAGTGCGATGCCGCAGTCTGCTATTGACATGTGTGCAGGCGTGCAGGTAATGTCAGTAGCAGATATTAAGAAATTTATAATCGGTGAAACGTAA